The following are from one region of the Magallana gigas chromosome 4, xbMagGiga1.1, whole genome shotgun sequence genome:
- the LOC105346801 gene encoding tyrosine-protein phosphatase non-receptor type 12 isoform X17, which translates to MDEPSLRLRQALDKFIKHVDDLIEEEDPAGNGFHREYRELREIAAHHKENDTFPANWGKQPYNTKKNRYRDIVPFDDSRVVLNEVEGEEGSDYINASYILNVHNNDAYIASQGPLPTTLNEFWRMTWEQDVRVILMACKEVEVGKKKCARYWPSTSSEDEEYGNIHVHLQEENWFADDCVERTFEVKRDGENERRIVTQFQYTGWPDHGIPDDIDVILTMIAKMREIKAREKSFAPVIVHCSAGCGRTGTICAVDYAWDVLKCGKLDCDFDLFEIVKSMREQRQSMIQTPDQFEMAHRCVRELFQQHVEALEGNIYANFEPVQRDEGYYNVELDGHTDPNKEVDPYETVGINNSAGKGKDDTKRPSVSAMVSILERDALQTVDMYSTPQAFEEALEDLKKVAEAAPKRGSKRKPEIKPKPAFEPESSHGGKPAGYENICDDGKYENMNKSDQLVFHNQQSSPQLPKREKPALPAKKPEDPHKSAGSGPVFENSRKPGPSLSSEKSGPVFQQSLPSMSGPQFETSSSSNFNNSFPQPASSRSGPQFETSAKAKSGNHFQESTPSREGLQFSQPSSGPVFESSDASRPQVNYRQTNRDSAPKNKTVITVSSNPRISYVNNNIDKDGGKPNADVNSSRSSNGLPPQAKNVDCYEMARPVPENLQRTSSHGPAVYSEVQKNSTFSRSVGGTMSAQFDNAYEVIPGESFSNKRSSDSRIGSSMRSDIYSEVADMDVPPIPNRGYKEDSPPVHAPSAHTIHGMTTLERKSGNTTLANLKHNIKDKLNIGNNNEDLGTDTSHIPGFKTRLEKKPGGPKDKPNFWRKILK; encoded by the exons ATGGACGAGCCATCTCTACGACTTCGACAGGCCCTGGACAAGTTTATTAAACATGTCGACGACTTGATTGAAGAGGAGGACCCCGCTGGAAATGGTTTTCACCGAGAATACAGG GAACTGAGAGAAATTGCCGCTCATCACAAAGAAAATGACACTTTTCCTGCGAATTGGGGCAAGCAGCCATATAACACTAAAAAGAATCGCTACAGGGACATCGTTCCGT TTGATGACAGTCGAGTTGTCCTGAATGAAGTGGAAGGAGAAGAAGGGTCAGACTACATCAATGCCAGCTACATCCTG AATGTACACAACAATGATGCATACATTGCCTCCCAGGGCCCCCTACCCACCACCCTGAATGAATTCTGGAGGATGACCTGGGAGCAGGATGTGAGGGTCATACTCATGGCCTGTAAAGAGGTCGAAGTTGGCAAG AAAAAGTGTGCTCGCTATTGGCCCTCGACTTCAAGTGAAGATGAAGAATACGGAAACATACATGTGCACTTA CAAGAAGAAAACTGGTTTGCAGACGACTGTGTTGAGAGAACATTTGAAGTGAAGCGTGATGGCGAAAACGAACGTCGGATAGTAACTCAGTTCCAGTACACCGGATGGCCGGACCACGGAATCCCCGACGATATCGACGTCATCCTCACTATGATAGCCAAGATGAGGGAAATCAAGGCTCGCGAAAAAAGCTTTGCCCCAGTTATAGTCCATTGCAG TGCTGGGTGTGGTAGGACAGGAACTATATGTGCTGTGGACTATGCTTGGGATGTGCTCAAATGTGGA AAACTGGACTGTGACTTTGATTTGTTTGAGATTGTGAAATCTATGAGGGAGCAGCGACAGTCAATGATTCAGACTCCG GATCAGTTTGAGATGGCCCATCGGTGTGTGAGGGAGCTATTTCAGCAGCACGTGGAGGCATTGGAAGGCAATATTTACGCCAACTTTGAGCCAGTACAGAGAGAT GAGGGGTATTATAATGTGGAACTGGATGGCCACACAGACCCTA ATAAAGAAGTAGATCCCTATGAAACAGTTGGTATAAACAATTCAGCTGGCAAAGGAAAAGATGATACCAAAAGACCATCAGTCTCGGCAATGGTCTCCATTTTGGAAAGGGATGCCTTACAAACAGTTGACATGTACTCCACCCCTCAGGCTTTTGAGGAAGCTTTGGAGGATCTGAAAAAAGTGGCAGAAGCCGCTCCAAAGAGGGGCTCAAAGAGGAAACCCGAAATTAAACCCAAACCCGCCTTCGAACCGGAATCCAGCCATGGAGGAAAGCCAGCGGGTTATGAAAATATCTGTGATGACGGGAAGTATGAAAACATGAACAAATCGGATCAGCTGGTGTTTCACAACCAACAGTCTAGCCCTCAGCTCCCGAAGAGAGAAAAACCTGCTCTGCCTGCTAAGAAGCCTGAAGATCCTCATAAATCGGCAGGATCTGGTCCTGTCTTTGAAAATTCTAGAAAACCTGGACCCTCATTATCCTCAGAGAAATCTGGACCTGTCTTTCAGCAGTCCCTTCCTTCTATGTCAGGACCACAGTTTGAAACGTCTTCCAGTAGTAATTTTAACAACTCTTTCCCTCAGCCTGCTAGTTCCAGGTCGGGGCCTCAGTTTGAAACTTCTGCCAAAGCTAAATCAGGTAACCACTTCCAAGAATCTACCCCATCTAGAGAGGGGCTTCAGTTTTCACAGCCTTCATCAGGACCAGTTTTCGAAAGTTCCGACGCCAGTAGACCTCAAGTGAACTACAGACAAACCAACAGAGACTCGGCTCCCAAAAACAAAACGGTGATTACGGTGAGCAGCAATCCGCGGATTTCATATGTGAACAATAACATAGATAAAGATGGGGGTAAGCCAAATGCCGACGTGAACTCTTCTCGTAGTTCCAATGGACTACCTCCTCAGGCAAAGAATGTCGATTGTTACGAGATGGCTAGACCAGTGCCTGAGAATCTACAGAGAACTTCTTCTCACGGACCTGCTGTTTATTCGGAAGTGCAGAAAAATAGCACATTTTCCAGGAGTGTTGGGGGGACAATGAGTGCACAGTTTGACAATGCATATGAAGTTATTCCAGGCGAAAGTTTTTCTAACAAGAGAAGCAGTGATTCTAGAATTGGTTCCTCGATGAGGAGTGACATATACTCAG AGGTTGCAGATATG GATGTCCCTCCCATTCCTAACAGGGGTTACAAGGAGGATAGCCCCCCTGTTCATGCACCCTCCGCCCACACAATTCATGGAATGACCACTTTAGAAAGGAAATCCG GTAACACAACTTTAGCAAATTTGAAGCACAACATCAAAGACAAA CTTAATATTGGAAACAATAACGAAG ACTTGGGGACAGACACAAGTCATATCCCAG GATTCAAAACAAGACTCGAAAAAAAGCCTGGTGGCCCGAAGGATAAGCCAAATTtctggaggaaaattttgaaataa
- the LOC105346801 gene encoding tyrosine-protein phosphatase non-receptor type 12 isoform X1, with product MDEPSLRLRQALDKFIKHVDDLIEEEDPAGNGFHREYRELREIAAHHKENDTFPANWGKQPYNTKKNRYRDIVPFDDSRVVLNEVEGEEGSDYINASYILNVHNNDAYIASQGPLPTTLNEFWRMTWEQDVRVILMACKEVEVGKKKCARYWPSTSSEDEEYGNIHVHLQEENWFADDCVERTFEVKRDGENERRIVTQFQYTGWPDHGIPDDIDVILTMIAKMREIKAREKSFAPVIVHCSAGCGRTGTICAVDYAWDVLKCGKLDCDFDLFEIVKSMREQRQSMIQTPDQFEMAHRCVRELFQQHVEALEGNIYANFEPVQRDEGYYNVELDGHTDPNKEVDPYETVGINNSAGKGKDDTKRPSVSAMVSILERDALQTVDMYSTPQAFEEALEDLKKVAEAAPKRGSKRKPEIKPKPAFEPESSHGGKPAGYENICDDGKYENMNKSDQLVFHNQQSSPQLPKREKPALPAKKPEDPHKSAGSGPVFENSRKPGPSLSSEKSGPVFQQSLPSMSGPQFETSSSSNFNNSFPQPASSRSGPQFETSAKAKSGNHFQESTPSREGLQFSQPSSGPVFESSDASRPQVNYRQTNRDSAPKNKTVITVSSNPRISYVNNNIDKDGGKPNADVNSSRSSNGLPPQAKNVDCYEMARPVPENLQRTSSHGPAVYSEVQKNSTFSRSVGGTMSAQFDNAYEVIPGESFSNKRSSDSRIGSSMRSDIYSEVADMDVPPIPNRGYKEDSPPVHAPSAHTIHGMTTLERKSDYDEIEADFLSPAKKSTGLFKGNTTLANLKHNIKDKLNIGNNNEEMHAIPTNIVKNRIRTWGQTQVISQDSKQDSKKSLVARRISQISGGKF from the exons ATGGACGAGCCATCTCTACGACTTCGACAGGCCCTGGACAAGTTTATTAAACATGTCGACGACTTGATTGAAGAGGAGGACCCCGCTGGAAATGGTTTTCACCGAGAATACAGG GAACTGAGAGAAATTGCCGCTCATCACAAAGAAAATGACACTTTTCCTGCGAATTGGGGCAAGCAGCCATATAACACTAAAAAGAATCGCTACAGGGACATCGTTCCGT TTGATGACAGTCGAGTTGTCCTGAATGAAGTGGAAGGAGAAGAAGGGTCAGACTACATCAATGCCAGCTACATCCTG AATGTACACAACAATGATGCATACATTGCCTCCCAGGGCCCCCTACCCACCACCCTGAATGAATTCTGGAGGATGACCTGGGAGCAGGATGTGAGGGTCATACTCATGGCCTGTAAAGAGGTCGAAGTTGGCAAG AAAAAGTGTGCTCGCTATTGGCCCTCGACTTCAAGTGAAGATGAAGAATACGGAAACATACATGTGCACTTA CAAGAAGAAAACTGGTTTGCAGACGACTGTGTTGAGAGAACATTTGAAGTGAAGCGTGATGGCGAAAACGAACGTCGGATAGTAACTCAGTTCCAGTACACCGGATGGCCGGACCACGGAATCCCCGACGATATCGACGTCATCCTCACTATGATAGCCAAGATGAGGGAAATCAAGGCTCGCGAAAAAAGCTTTGCCCCAGTTATAGTCCATTGCAG TGCTGGGTGTGGTAGGACAGGAACTATATGTGCTGTGGACTATGCTTGGGATGTGCTCAAATGTGGA AAACTGGACTGTGACTTTGATTTGTTTGAGATTGTGAAATCTATGAGGGAGCAGCGACAGTCAATGATTCAGACTCCG GATCAGTTTGAGATGGCCCATCGGTGTGTGAGGGAGCTATTTCAGCAGCACGTGGAGGCATTGGAAGGCAATATTTACGCCAACTTTGAGCCAGTACAGAGAGAT GAGGGGTATTATAATGTGGAACTGGATGGCCACACAGACCCTA ATAAAGAAGTAGATCCCTATGAAACAGTTGGTATAAACAATTCAGCTGGCAAAGGAAAAGATGATACCAAAAGACCATCAGTCTCGGCAATGGTCTCCATTTTGGAAAGGGATGCCTTACAAACAGTTGACATGTACTCCACCCCTCAGGCTTTTGAGGAAGCTTTGGAGGATCTGAAAAAAGTGGCAGAAGCCGCTCCAAAGAGGGGCTCAAAGAGGAAACCCGAAATTAAACCCAAACCCGCCTTCGAACCGGAATCCAGCCATGGAGGAAAGCCAGCGGGTTATGAAAATATCTGTGATGACGGGAAGTATGAAAACATGAACAAATCGGATCAGCTGGTGTTTCACAACCAACAGTCTAGCCCTCAGCTCCCGAAGAGAGAAAAACCTGCTCTGCCTGCTAAGAAGCCTGAAGATCCTCATAAATCGGCAGGATCTGGTCCTGTCTTTGAAAATTCTAGAAAACCTGGACCCTCATTATCCTCAGAGAAATCTGGACCTGTCTTTCAGCAGTCCCTTCCTTCTATGTCAGGACCACAGTTTGAAACGTCTTCCAGTAGTAATTTTAACAACTCTTTCCCTCAGCCTGCTAGTTCCAGGTCGGGGCCTCAGTTTGAAACTTCTGCCAAAGCTAAATCAGGTAACCACTTCCAAGAATCTACCCCATCTAGAGAGGGGCTTCAGTTTTCACAGCCTTCATCAGGACCAGTTTTCGAAAGTTCCGACGCCAGTAGACCTCAAGTGAACTACAGACAAACCAACAGAGACTCGGCTCCCAAAAACAAAACGGTGATTACGGTGAGCAGCAATCCGCGGATTTCATATGTGAACAATAACATAGATAAAGATGGGGGTAAGCCAAATGCCGACGTGAACTCTTCTCGTAGTTCCAATGGACTACCTCCTCAGGCAAAGAATGTCGATTGTTACGAGATGGCTAGACCAGTGCCTGAGAATCTACAGAGAACTTCTTCTCACGGACCTGCTGTTTATTCGGAAGTGCAGAAAAATAGCACATTTTCCAGGAGTGTTGGGGGGACAATGAGTGCACAGTTTGACAATGCATATGAAGTTATTCCAGGCGAAAGTTTTTCTAACAAGAGAAGCAGTGATTCTAGAATTGGTTCCTCGATGAGGAGTGACATATACTCAG AGGTTGCAGATATG GATGTCCCTCCCATTCCTAACAGGGGTTACAAGGAGGATAGCCCCCCTGTTCATGCACCCTCCGCCCACACAATTCATGGAATGACCACTTTAGAAAGGAAATCCG ATTATGATGAAATAGAGGCCGACTTTTTATCACCGGCCAAGAAAAGCA CGGGACTTTTTAAAG GTAACACAACTTTAGCAAATTTGAAGCACAACATCAAAGACAAA CTTAATATTGGAAACAATAACGAAG aaatgcATGCAATACCAACAAACATTGTGAAGAATAGGATCCGC ACTTGGGGACAGACACAAGTCATATCCCAG GATTCAAAACAAGACTCGAAAAAAAGCCTGGTGGCCCGAAGGATAAGCCAAATTtctggaggaaaattttga
- the LOC105346801 gene encoding uncharacterized protein isoform X2, which yields MDEPSLRLRQALDKFIKHVDDLIEEEDPAGNGFHREYRELREIAAHHKENDTFPANWGKQPYNTKKNRYRDIVPFDDSRVVLNEVEGEEGSDYINASYILNVHNNDAYIASQGPLPTTLNEFWRMTWEQDVRVILMACKEVEVGKKKCARYWPSTSSEDEEYGNIHVHLQEENWFADDCVERTFEVKRDGENERRIVTQFQYTGWPDHGIPDDIDVILTMIAKMREIKAREKSFAPVIVHCSAGCGRTGTICAVDYAWDVLKCGKLDCDFDLFEIVKSMREQRQSMIQTPDQFEMAHRCVRELFQQHVEALEGNIYANFEPVQRDEGYYNVELDGHTDPNKEVDPYETVGINNSAGKGKDDTKRPSVSAMVSILERDALQTVDMYSTPQAFEEALEDLKKVAEAAPKRGSKRKPEIKPKPAFEPESSHGGKPAGYENICDDGKYENMNKSDQLVFHNQQSSPQLPKREKPALPAKKPEDPHKSAGSGPVFENSRKPGPSLSSEKSGPVFQQSLPSMSGPQFETSSSSNFNNSFPQPASSRSGPQFETSAKAKSGNHFQESTPSREGLQFSQPSSGPVFESSDASRPQVNYRQTNRDSAPKNKTVITVSSNPRISYVNNNIDKDGGKPNADVNSSRSSNGLPPQAKNVDCYEMARPVPENLQRTSSHGPAVYSEVQKNSTFSRSVGGTMSAQFDNAYEVIPGESFSNKRSSDSRIGSSMRSDIYSEVADMDVPPIPNRGYKEDSPPVHAPSAHTIHGMTTLERKSDYDEIEADFLSPAKKSSNTTLANLKHNIKDKLNIGNNNEEMHAIPTNIVKNRIRTWGQTQVISQDSKQDSKKSLVARRISQISGGKF from the exons ATGGACGAGCCATCTCTACGACTTCGACAGGCCCTGGACAAGTTTATTAAACATGTCGACGACTTGATTGAAGAGGAGGACCCCGCTGGAAATGGTTTTCACCGAGAATACAGG GAACTGAGAGAAATTGCCGCTCATCACAAAGAAAATGACACTTTTCCTGCGAATTGGGGCAAGCAGCCATATAACACTAAAAAGAATCGCTACAGGGACATCGTTCCGT TTGATGACAGTCGAGTTGTCCTGAATGAAGTGGAAGGAGAAGAAGGGTCAGACTACATCAATGCCAGCTACATCCTG AATGTACACAACAATGATGCATACATTGCCTCCCAGGGCCCCCTACCCACCACCCTGAATGAATTCTGGAGGATGACCTGGGAGCAGGATGTGAGGGTCATACTCATGGCCTGTAAAGAGGTCGAAGTTGGCAAG AAAAAGTGTGCTCGCTATTGGCCCTCGACTTCAAGTGAAGATGAAGAATACGGAAACATACATGTGCACTTA CAAGAAGAAAACTGGTTTGCAGACGACTGTGTTGAGAGAACATTTGAAGTGAAGCGTGATGGCGAAAACGAACGTCGGATAGTAACTCAGTTCCAGTACACCGGATGGCCGGACCACGGAATCCCCGACGATATCGACGTCATCCTCACTATGATAGCCAAGATGAGGGAAATCAAGGCTCGCGAAAAAAGCTTTGCCCCAGTTATAGTCCATTGCAG TGCTGGGTGTGGTAGGACAGGAACTATATGTGCTGTGGACTATGCTTGGGATGTGCTCAAATGTGGA AAACTGGACTGTGACTTTGATTTGTTTGAGATTGTGAAATCTATGAGGGAGCAGCGACAGTCAATGATTCAGACTCCG GATCAGTTTGAGATGGCCCATCGGTGTGTGAGGGAGCTATTTCAGCAGCACGTGGAGGCATTGGAAGGCAATATTTACGCCAACTTTGAGCCAGTACAGAGAGAT GAGGGGTATTATAATGTGGAACTGGATGGCCACACAGACCCTA ATAAAGAAGTAGATCCCTATGAAACAGTTGGTATAAACAATTCAGCTGGCAAAGGAAAAGATGATACCAAAAGACCATCAGTCTCGGCAATGGTCTCCATTTTGGAAAGGGATGCCTTACAAACAGTTGACATGTACTCCACCCCTCAGGCTTTTGAGGAAGCTTTGGAGGATCTGAAAAAAGTGGCAGAAGCCGCTCCAAAGAGGGGCTCAAAGAGGAAACCCGAAATTAAACCCAAACCCGCCTTCGAACCGGAATCCAGCCATGGAGGAAAGCCAGCGGGTTATGAAAATATCTGTGATGACGGGAAGTATGAAAACATGAACAAATCGGATCAGCTGGTGTTTCACAACCAACAGTCTAGCCCTCAGCTCCCGAAGAGAGAAAAACCTGCTCTGCCTGCTAAGAAGCCTGAAGATCCTCATAAATCGGCAGGATCTGGTCCTGTCTTTGAAAATTCTAGAAAACCTGGACCCTCATTATCCTCAGAGAAATCTGGACCTGTCTTTCAGCAGTCCCTTCCTTCTATGTCAGGACCACAGTTTGAAACGTCTTCCAGTAGTAATTTTAACAACTCTTTCCCTCAGCCTGCTAGTTCCAGGTCGGGGCCTCAGTTTGAAACTTCTGCCAAAGCTAAATCAGGTAACCACTTCCAAGAATCTACCCCATCTAGAGAGGGGCTTCAGTTTTCACAGCCTTCATCAGGACCAGTTTTCGAAAGTTCCGACGCCAGTAGACCTCAAGTGAACTACAGACAAACCAACAGAGACTCGGCTCCCAAAAACAAAACGGTGATTACGGTGAGCAGCAATCCGCGGATTTCATATGTGAACAATAACATAGATAAAGATGGGGGTAAGCCAAATGCCGACGTGAACTCTTCTCGTAGTTCCAATGGACTACCTCCTCAGGCAAAGAATGTCGATTGTTACGAGATGGCTAGACCAGTGCCTGAGAATCTACAGAGAACTTCTTCTCACGGACCTGCTGTTTATTCGGAAGTGCAGAAAAATAGCACATTTTCCAGGAGTGTTGGGGGGACAATGAGTGCACAGTTTGACAATGCATATGAAGTTATTCCAGGCGAAAGTTTTTCTAACAAGAGAAGCAGTGATTCTAGAATTGGTTCCTCGATGAGGAGTGACATATACTCAG AGGTTGCAGATATG GATGTCCCTCCCATTCCTAACAGGGGTTACAAGGAGGATAGCCCCCCTGTTCATGCACCCTCCGCCCACACAATTCATGGAATGACCACTTTAGAAAGGAAATCCG ATTATGATGAAATAGAGGCCGACTTTTTATCACCGGCCAAGAAAAGCA GTAACACAACTTTAGCAAATTTGAAGCACAACATCAAAGACAAA CTTAATATTGGAAACAATAACGAAG aaatgcATGCAATACCAACAAACATTGTGAAGAATAGGATCCGC ACTTGGGGACAGACACAAGTCATATCCCAG GATTCAAAACAAGACTCGAAAAAAAGCCTGGTGGCCCGAAGGATAAGCCAAATTtctggaggaaaattttga
- the LOC105346801 gene encoding tyrosine-protein phosphatase non-receptor type 12 isoform X8: MDEPSLRLRQALDKFIKHVDDLIEEEDPAGNGFHREYRELREIAAHHKENDTFPANWGKQPYNTKKNRYRDIVPFDDSRVVLNEVEGEEGSDYINASYILNVHNNDAYIASQGPLPTTLNEFWRMTWEQDVRVILMACKEVEVGKKKCARYWPSTSSEDEEYGNIHVHLQEENWFADDCVERTFEVKRDGENERRIVTQFQYTGWPDHGIPDDIDVILTMIAKMREIKAREKSFAPVIVHCSAGCGRTGTICAVDYAWDVLKCGKLDCDFDLFEIVKSMREQRQSMIQTPDQFEMAHRCVRELFQQHVEALEGNIYANFEPVQRDEGYYNVELDGHTDPNKEVDPYETVGINNSAGKGKDDTKRPSVSAMVSILERDALQTVDMYSTPQAFEEALEDLKKVAEAAPKRGSKRKPEIKPKPAFEPESSHGGKPAGYENICDDGKYENMNKSDQLVFHNQQSSPQLPKREKPALPAKKPEDPHKSAGSGPVFENSRKPGPSLSSEKSGPVFQQSLPSMSGPQFETSSSSNFNNSFPQPASSRSGPQFETSAKAKSGNHFQESTPSREGLQFSQPSSGPVFESSDASRPQVNYRQTNRDSAPKNKTVITVSSNPRISYVNNNIDKDGGKPNADVNSSRSSNGLPPQAKNVDCYEMARPVPENLQRTSSHGPAVYSEVQKNSTFSRSVGGTMSAQFDNAYEVIPGESFSNKRSSDSRIGSSMRSDIYSEVADMDVPPIPNRGYKEDSPPVHAPSAHTIHGMTTLERKSDYDEIEADFLSPAKKSTGLFKGNTTLANLKHNIKDKLNIGNNNEDLGTDTSHIPGFKTRLEKKPGGPKDKPNFWRKILK, from the exons ATGGACGAGCCATCTCTACGACTTCGACAGGCCCTGGACAAGTTTATTAAACATGTCGACGACTTGATTGAAGAGGAGGACCCCGCTGGAAATGGTTTTCACCGAGAATACAGG GAACTGAGAGAAATTGCCGCTCATCACAAAGAAAATGACACTTTTCCTGCGAATTGGGGCAAGCAGCCATATAACACTAAAAAGAATCGCTACAGGGACATCGTTCCGT TTGATGACAGTCGAGTTGTCCTGAATGAAGTGGAAGGAGAAGAAGGGTCAGACTACATCAATGCCAGCTACATCCTG AATGTACACAACAATGATGCATACATTGCCTCCCAGGGCCCCCTACCCACCACCCTGAATGAATTCTGGAGGATGACCTGGGAGCAGGATGTGAGGGTCATACTCATGGCCTGTAAAGAGGTCGAAGTTGGCAAG AAAAAGTGTGCTCGCTATTGGCCCTCGACTTCAAGTGAAGATGAAGAATACGGAAACATACATGTGCACTTA CAAGAAGAAAACTGGTTTGCAGACGACTGTGTTGAGAGAACATTTGAAGTGAAGCGTGATGGCGAAAACGAACGTCGGATAGTAACTCAGTTCCAGTACACCGGATGGCCGGACCACGGAATCCCCGACGATATCGACGTCATCCTCACTATGATAGCCAAGATGAGGGAAATCAAGGCTCGCGAAAAAAGCTTTGCCCCAGTTATAGTCCATTGCAG TGCTGGGTGTGGTAGGACAGGAACTATATGTGCTGTGGACTATGCTTGGGATGTGCTCAAATGTGGA AAACTGGACTGTGACTTTGATTTGTTTGAGATTGTGAAATCTATGAGGGAGCAGCGACAGTCAATGATTCAGACTCCG GATCAGTTTGAGATGGCCCATCGGTGTGTGAGGGAGCTATTTCAGCAGCACGTGGAGGCATTGGAAGGCAATATTTACGCCAACTTTGAGCCAGTACAGAGAGAT GAGGGGTATTATAATGTGGAACTGGATGGCCACACAGACCCTA ATAAAGAAGTAGATCCCTATGAAACAGTTGGTATAAACAATTCAGCTGGCAAAGGAAAAGATGATACCAAAAGACCATCAGTCTCGGCAATGGTCTCCATTTTGGAAAGGGATGCCTTACAAACAGTTGACATGTACTCCACCCCTCAGGCTTTTGAGGAAGCTTTGGAGGATCTGAAAAAAGTGGCAGAAGCCGCTCCAAAGAGGGGCTCAAAGAGGAAACCCGAAATTAAACCCAAACCCGCCTTCGAACCGGAATCCAGCCATGGAGGAAAGCCAGCGGGTTATGAAAATATCTGTGATGACGGGAAGTATGAAAACATGAACAAATCGGATCAGCTGGTGTTTCACAACCAACAGTCTAGCCCTCAGCTCCCGAAGAGAGAAAAACCTGCTCTGCCTGCTAAGAAGCCTGAAGATCCTCATAAATCGGCAGGATCTGGTCCTGTCTTTGAAAATTCTAGAAAACCTGGACCCTCATTATCCTCAGAGAAATCTGGACCTGTCTTTCAGCAGTCCCTTCCTTCTATGTCAGGACCACAGTTTGAAACGTCTTCCAGTAGTAATTTTAACAACTCTTTCCCTCAGCCTGCTAGTTCCAGGTCGGGGCCTCAGTTTGAAACTTCTGCCAAAGCTAAATCAGGTAACCACTTCCAAGAATCTACCCCATCTAGAGAGGGGCTTCAGTTTTCACAGCCTTCATCAGGACCAGTTTTCGAAAGTTCCGACGCCAGTAGACCTCAAGTGAACTACAGACAAACCAACAGAGACTCGGCTCCCAAAAACAAAACGGTGATTACGGTGAGCAGCAATCCGCGGATTTCATATGTGAACAATAACATAGATAAAGATGGGGGTAAGCCAAATGCCGACGTGAACTCTTCTCGTAGTTCCAATGGACTACCTCCTCAGGCAAAGAATGTCGATTGTTACGAGATGGCTAGACCAGTGCCTGAGAATCTACAGAGAACTTCTTCTCACGGACCTGCTGTTTATTCGGAAGTGCAGAAAAATAGCACATTTTCCAGGAGTGTTGGGGGGACAATGAGTGCACAGTTTGACAATGCATATGAAGTTATTCCAGGCGAAAGTTTTTCTAACAAGAGAAGCAGTGATTCTAGAATTGGTTCCTCGATGAGGAGTGACATATACTCAG AGGTTGCAGATATG GATGTCCCTCCCATTCCTAACAGGGGTTACAAGGAGGATAGCCCCCCTGTTCATGCACCCTCCGCCCACACAATTCATGGAATGACCACTTTAGAAAGGAAATCCG ATTATGATGAAATAGAGGCCGACTTTTTATCACCGGCCAAGAAAAGCA CGGGACTTTTTAAAG GTAACACAACTTTAGCAAATTTGAAGCACAACATCAAAGACAAA CTTAATATTGGAAACAATAACGAAG ACTTGGGGACAGACACAAGTCATATCCCAG GATTCAAAACAAGACTCGAAAAAAAGCCTGGTGGCCCGAAGGATAAGCCAAATTtctggaggaaaattttgaaataa